Proteins encoded together in one Antennarius striatus isolate MH-2024 chromosome 13, ASM4005453v1, whole genome shotgun sequence window:
- the LOC137605990 gene encoding lysophosphatidic acid receptor 6-like isoform X2, whose product MINLVVSDSLFVLSLPFRIVYFIKQEWLFGSVLCKISVALFYTNMYGSILFLTCISVDRFLAIVHPFRSQAIRTKRNAKLACCMVWVMVLSGSIPTGFLLDTTSPKNANSSANFCFENYSKKQWKAELSKVVVFIETVGFIIPLMLNVFCSMMVLRTLRNPQTLNRGGNLNKTKILRMIIVHLIIFCFCFIPYNVNLMFYALVRSNILQGCDAEHVVRTIYPIALCIAVTNCCFDPVIYYFTSETIQSSIKRKSTVWYNGSKVSDRMQMDSTQSTPHSTPKLQTQRTSRSKTFHESTI is encoded by the coding sequence ATGATAAACCTGGTGGTTTCAGACTCTCTCTTCGTTCTCAGCCTGCCTTTTCGGATTGTTTACTTCATTAAACAGGAATGGCTATTTGGAAGTGTGCTCTGCAAGATCTCTGTGGCTTTGTTCTACACCAACATGTATGGAagcatcctcttcctcacgtGCATCAGTGTTGATCGTTTCCTAGCCATTGTCCACCCTTTCCGTTCCCAAGCTATTCGGACAAAGAGGAATGCCAAACTTGCCTGCTGCATGGTTTGGGTGATGGTTCTTTCAGGAAGTATACCCACTGGGTTCTTATTGGATACCACTTCACCCAAAAATGCCAACTCCTCTGCAAATTTCTGCTTTGAAAACTATTCCAAAAAACAGTGGAAGGCTGAGCTCTCCAAGGTGGTGGTATTCATTGAGACGGTGGGCTTCATCATCCCATTGATGCTCAATGTCTTCTGCTCCATGATGGTGTTACGGACACTGAGGAATCCTCAAACTCTCAATCGAGGAGGGAACCTCAACAAGACAAAGATCTTAAGGATGATCATCGTGCATCTGAttattttctgcttctgtttcatTCCATACAATGTCAACCTCATGTTTTATGCCCTGGTTCGCTCCAATATCCTACAGGGATGCGATGCTGAACATGTGGTCAGAACCATCTACCCCATTGCTCTATGTATAGCAGTGACCAACTGCTGTTTTGACCCGGTCATTTACTACTTCACCTCTGAAACCATTCAGAGCTCCATCAAACGCAAGTCCACAGTATGGTACAACGGTTCCAAGGTGTCCGACAGGATGCAGATGGACAGCACGCAAAGCACTCCACATTCAACACCCAAACTTCAGACTCAAAGAACATCAAGATCCAAAACATTTCACGAGTCAACAATCTAA
- the LOC137605990 gene encoding lysophosphatidic acid receptor 6-like isoform X1, with protein sequence MNNNSTEIDNSSTLASTQYHINCNKSDEFKYPLYSSVFSLVFVIGLVFNMMAVYIFACRLKLRNETTTYMINLVVSDSLFVLSLPFRIVYFIKQEWLFGSVLCKISVALFYTNMYGSILFLTCISVDRFLAIVHPFRSQAIRTKRNAKLACCMVWVMVLSGSIPTGFLLDTTSPKNANSSANFCFENYSKKQWKAELSKVVVFIETVGFIIPLMLNVFCSMMVLRTLRNPQTLNRGGNLNKTKILRMIIVHLIIFCFCFIPYNVNLMFYALVRSNILQGCDAEHVVRTIYPIALCIAVTNCCFDPVIYYFTSETIQSSIKRKSTVWYNGSKVSDRMQMDSTQSTPHSTPKLQTQRTSRSKTFHESTI encoded by the coding sequence atgaataataactcAACAGAAATAGATAACAGCAGCACACTAGCCTCCACTCAATATCACATTAACTGCAACAAGAGCGATGAATTCAAGTACCCTTTGTACAGCTCGGTCTTCAGCCTGGTGTTTGTAATCGGACTTGTCTTCAACATGATGGCGGTTTACATTTTTGCCTGCAGGCTGAAGCTGCGAAACGAAACCACGACCTACATGATAAACCTGGTGGTTTCAGACTCTCTCTTCGTTCTCAGCCTGCCTTTTCGGATTGTTTACTTCATTAAACAGGAATGGCTATTTGGAAGTGTGCTCTGCAAGATCTCTGTGGCTTTGTTCTACACCAACATGTATGGAagcatcctcttcctcacgtGCATCAGTGTTGATCGTTTCCTAGCCATTGTCCACCCTTTCCGTTCCCAAGCTATTCGGACAAAGAGGAATGCCAAACTTGCCTGCTGCATGGTTTGGGTGATGGTTCTTTCAGGAAGTATACCCACTGGGTTCTTATTGGATACCACTTCACCCAAAAATGCCAACTCCTCTGCAAATTTCTGCTTTGAAAACTATTCCAAAAAACAGTGGAAGGCTGAGCTCTCCAAGGTGGTGGTATTCATTGAGACGGTGGGCTTCATCATCCCATTGATGCTCAATGTCTTCTGCTCCATGATGGTGTTACGGACACTGAGGAATCCTCAAACTCTCAATCGAGGAGGGAACCTCAACAAGACAAAGATCTTAAGGATGATCATCGTGCATCTGAttattttctgcttctgtttcatTCCATACAATGTCAACCTCATGTTTTATGCCCTGGTTCGCTCCAATATCCTACAGGGATGCGATGCTGAACATGTGGTCAGAACCATCTACCCCATTGCTCTATGTATAGCAGTGACCAACTGCTGTTTTGACCCGGTCATTTACTACTTCACCTCTGAAACCATTCAGAGCTCCATCAAACGCAAGTCCACAGTATGGTACAACGGTTCCAAGGTGTCCGACAGGATGCAGATGGACAGCACGCAAAGCACTCCACATTCAACACCCAAACTTCAGACTCAAAGAACATCAAGATCCAAAACATTTCACGAGTCAACAATCTAA